In Aureibaculum algae, the following are encoded in one genomic region:
- a CDS encoding DUF6695 family protein, which produces MGLIRTLLPPSLPEIIPKNSKWLSGQGAGCWFSIETTTTSNTYRIVRYTPQGVVDCDRIFKMVDNGSVFKIEQPYIFVHVSHCNKCKIKQSNQLFIFNYHINVDSL; this is translated from the coding sequence ATGGGATTAATACGAACACTTTTACCTCCGAGTTTACCAGAAATCATTCCGAAAAATTCAAAATGGTTATCGGGGCAAGGAGCCGGATGTTGGTTTAGTATAGAAACAACGACGACTAGTAATACTTATAGAATAGTGAGATATACACCTCAAGGCGTAGTTGATTGTGATCGTATTTTTAAAATGGTTGACAACGGTTCCGTTTTTAAAATAGAACAACCATACATATTTGTCCATGTTTCACATTGCAACAAGTGTAAGATTAAACAGAGCAATCAACTATTTATTTTTAATTATCATATAAATGTCGATTCGTTGTAG
- a CDS encoding EamA family transporter, which translates to MTKPNNKVLIVLAFFSIYVIWGSTYLLNKIAVTELPPFKLAAIRFLVASLLIFIIAKILGIGIAITRKQFKNTVIAGFLFLTFGNGVVVWALKYVDSGFAALEISAQPLVVLLLMRFFERKKIQPMSLVGIVLGMIGMYLLVSQTEIISNENTIIGLLMIFACMISWGYSSLFVAKADLPSNFFVNTGYQMLAGGTMLLIASFLFGEQWTNPIEWSGKVQFSMLILITFGSIVAFTSFNYLLKNVSPEKVATSTYVNPIIALLLGWYFLDEQITKQSIIAAIVLLTGVYFINTTKKLTRYSRFKK; encoded by the coding sequence ATGACCAAACCCAACAACAAAGTACTTATTGTATTAGCTTTTTTTTCAATTTATGTAATTTGGGGCTCTACCTATTTACTAAACAAAATAGCGGTAACTGAGCTTCCTCCATTTAAATTAGCAGCTATTCGGTTTTTAGTTGCAAGCTTACTTATTTTTATAATCGCTAAAATTTTAGGTATTGGTATTGCAATTACCAGAAAACAGTTTAAAAATACGGTAATAGCCGGATTCTTATTCTTAACTTTTGGAAATGGAGTAGTCGTGTGGGCTTTAAAATATGTGGATAGTGGCTTTGCAGCTCTTGAAATTTCAGCCCAACCTCTTGTGGTACTTTTATTAATGCGATTTTTTGAAAGGAAGAAGATTCAACCTATGTCACTTGTAGGAATTGTTCTAGGTATGATAGGAATGTATTTATTAGTCAGTCAAACAGAAATAATTAGTAATGAAAATACAATCATAGGGCTTTTAATGATATTTGCTTGTATGATAAGTTGGGGATACAGTAGCCTATTTGTAGCCAAAGCCGATTTACCAAGTAATTTTTTTGTGAATACAGGGTATCAAATGCTAGCTGGTGGAACTATGTTACTCATTGCCAGTTTTCTATTTGGAGAACAATGGACCAATCCTATAGAATGGAGTGGTAAAGTGCAATTCTCAATGCTCATTTTAATTACTTTTGGAAGTATTGTGGCATTTACATCTTTTAACTACCTTTTAAAAAATGTTTCCCCTGAGAAGGTAGCAACGTCTACCTATGTCAATCCTATTATAGCGTTACTTTTAGGCTGGTACTTTTTAGATGAACAAATAACCAAGCAATCTATTATTGCAGCTATTGTACTTTTAACAGGGGTATACTTTATTAATACTACAAAAAAATTAACTAGGTATTCTAGATTTAAAAAATAG
- a CDS encoding DUF6695 family protein codes for MLKDATIIALAWPDTKVIQEGKWYDIPMKWVGVLKNGYYSAGHAAFLLINHNNKEVHYFDFGRYHTPIKYGRVRSKLTDPDIQMNIKAEIKNGEILNLDQLLFNRYRNKACHGDGRLLASIVKGINFELAYKKVKVMQDCEAIRYGPFELKGTNCSRFVVQVVLASSKNWFTKLLIRVPYTISATPRSNTKVLNDLSHYFEVNDNEIYKKKSKFYFFKKWFVY; via the coding sequence ATGCTTAAAGACGCAACGATAATAGCATTAGCTTGGCCAGACACCAAAGTCATTCAAGAAGGCAAATGGTATGATATTCCTATGAAGTGGGTTGGAGTTCTTAAAAATGGGTATTATTCCGCGGGACATGCCGCATTTTTACTCATTAACCATAACAATAAGGAGGTCCATTATTTTGATTTTGGAAGATACCACACACCAATAAAATATGGAAGGGTAAGAAGTAAACTAACCGATCCAGATATACAAATGAATATAAAAGCAGAAATCAAGAATGGGGAGATTCTCAATTTAGACCAACTATTGTTTAATAGATATAGAAATAAAGCTTGTCATGGTGATGGAAGATTGTTGGCCTCAATTGTTAAGGGAATTAATTTTGAACTCGCCTATAAAAAAGTAAAAGTGATGCAAGATTGTGAAGCCATAAGGTATGGCCCTTTTGAATTGAAGGGAACAAATTGTTCACGTTTTGTAGTACAAGTCGTTTTAGCTTCTTCTAAAAATTGGTTTACTAAATTATTAATAAGAGTTCCATATACCATTTCAGCGACGCCAAGATCAAATACTAAAGTACTAAATGATTTATCACATTATTTTGAGGTGAATGATAATGAAATTTATAAGAAGAAAAGCAAGTTTTATTTTTTCAAAAAATGGTTTGTATATTAA
- a CDS encoding cold-shock protein, whose translation MARAQETFGKKEREKKRLKKREDKKKRKEARKSGEKDDTFVYVDEFGQLTDTPPDPARKLKVAAADIVVGVPKKEDYEEEDPIRKGKVNFYDDKKGFGFIVDMENNEKYFCHVSGLIDDIQENDKVTFELEKGQKGLNAVRVKQQ comes from the coding sequence ATGGCAAGAGCACAAGAAACCTTTGGAAAAAAAGAACGAGAAAAAAAGAGATTAAAAAAACGCGAAGATAAAAAAAAGCGTAAAGAGGCCCGTAAATCTGGTGAAAAAGACGATACATTTGTATATGTTGATGAATTTGGGCAGCTTACAGATACACCGCCAGACCCGGCAAGAAAGTTAAAAGTCGCTGCTGCGGATATTGTTGTTGGTGTACCTAAGAAAGAGGATTATGAAGAAGAAGATCCAATCAGAAAAGGAAAGGTTAATTTCTATGACGATAAGAAAGGTTTTGGGTTTATTGTAGATATGGAGAATAATGAAAAATACTTCTGTCACGTAAGTGGTTTAATAGATGATATTCAAGAAAATGATAAAGTAACTTTTGAACTTGAAAAAGGACAAAAAGGTCTAAATGCAGTTAGAGTAAAACAGCAATAG
- a CDS encoding OmpA/MotB family protein has translation MRKVSVLLLTMVLLSACVSKKKYVALEQDRDQIKGELHKTAIEKDELQSKFAAIEAKVDAYNSKINALKEESDAKLTTSDGSVISTEAKKQMRATISKMDSEAVKGAKTLKDSMNLAVSYNLKKTMAGSELGEDTNGEVDININETVVMITIADNLLFRTASYRMNSKADGILQKIADLLASEPSLDLMVEGHTDSRTINTGAIKDNWDLSVLRATSLVRRMQDKFKVDPARLIASGRSSYQPLVENDSKENRAKNRRTRIVIMPNIDKFFALMADKE, from the coding sequence ATGAGAAAAGTATCAGTATTATTATTGACAATGGTATTATTGTCTGCATGTGTATCAAAAAAGAAATATGTTGCACTTGAACAAGACAGAGACCAAATTAAAGGTGAATTGCACAAAACTGCAATTGAAAAAGATGAATTACAATCTAAATTTGCTGCAATTGAAGCAAAAGTTGATGCTTATAATTCAAAAATAAATGCCCTTAAAGAAGAAAGTGATGCTAAGTTAACTACTTCTGATGGAAGTGTTATCTCTACAGAAGCAAAAAAACAAATGAGAGCTACCATCTCAAAAATGGATTCAGAAGCTGTTAAAGGTGCGAAAACATTAAAAGATTCTATGAACCTTGCGGTTTCTTATAATTTAAAGAAAACAATGGCAGGTAGCGAATTAGGTGAAGATACTAACGGAGAAGTTGATATTAACATTAACGAAACTGTAGTAATGATTACTATTGCTGACAATTTATTGTTTAGAACTGCTAGCTATAGAATGAATAGTAAAGCGGATGGTATTTTACAAAAAATTGCTGATTTATTAGCTTCTGAGCCTAGCTTAGATTTAATGGTTGAAGGTCATACAGATTCTAGAACTATTAATACAGGTGCTATTAAAGACAACTGGGACTTAAGTGTATTACGTGCAACTTCTTTAGTTAGAAGAATGCAAGATAAATTTAAAGTTGATCCTGCAAGATTAATTGCTTCAGGTAGAAGTAGCTACCAACCTTTAGTTGAAAATGATTCTAAAGAGAACAGAGCAAAAAACAGAAGAACTCGTATCGTTATTATGCCGAATATTGATAAATTCTTCGCATTAATGGCTGACAAAGAATAA